Proteins from a genomic interval of Poecile atricapillus isolate bPoeAtr1 chromosome 1, bPoeAtr1.hap1, whole genome shotgun sequence:
- the NDUFV3 gene encoding NADH dehydrogenase [ubiquinone] flavoprotein 3, mitochondrial, which yields MKAPVEFRKMLSSSSLLQSAKKGESISSTNLEETAKPAEDTRMAMSRKTEVSFPQRGVVSSPEEENLTTSATGGGLRKELAEEQTSSSESDSSSDSEDENVDDSEVAIKTKVEFPRRDPIFSESIAVKASMLAKDKLSQKSLKEYGIKKLPRKPEINVSPIKQVGFSETSKSKARDPKVKATPKEHKLEPRVVRSLDLTDITHKSGHMEEKSIGTQVAAIQLKASAVTQEDKKQDLVSRGEKEKVKEAQELEAKEVTAPKVEETSGSTMLVMDTAAKEETMQEAGVQAGESSSIEETTAQPAPEEFDNSTYKNLQHHEYHTFTFHDYISILAKYRQPQPSSGRPSPRH from the exons ATGAAGGCACCAGTTGAATTTCGTAAAATGTTGTCCTCTAGCTCTCTCCTGCAGTCTGCAAAAAAAGGTGAGAGCATATCTAGTACCAACCTCGAGGAAACTGCAAAACCTGCTGAAGACACAAGGATGGCCATGTCAAGAAAAACTGAGGTTTCGTTTCCTCAGCGAGGAGTTGTTTCCTCCCCTGAGGAGGAAAACCTGACCACATCTGCAACAGGAGGAGGCCTGAGGAAAGAGTTAGCTGAGGAACAGACATCCAGCTCAGAGTCAGATTCTAGCTCAGATTCCGAGGATGAAAATGTTGATGATTCAGAAGTTGCCATTAAAACGAAAGTTGAGTTTCCTAGACGAGATCCCATCTTTTCTGAGAGCATAGCAGTAAAGGCATCAATGCTGGCAAAAGATAAATTGTCCCAGAAATCCCTCAAAGAATATGGAATTAAGAAGCTGCCACGCAAACCAGAAATTAACGTGTCTCCCATAAAGCAGGTCGGATTTTCTGAAACATCAAAATCCAAAGCAAGAGATCCCAAAGTAAAAGCCACTCCTAAAGAGCACAAGTTAGAACCACGTGTGGTGAGAAGTCTGGACCTGACCGATATCACTCATAAATCTGGTCATATGGAGGAAAAGTCCATTGGAACCCAGGTAGCAGCTATTCAGCTGAAAGCCTCAGCAGTGACTCAAGAAGACAAAAAGCAAGACCTAGTATCcagaggagagaaggagaaggtgAAGGAGGCACAGGAATTGGAAGCAAAAGAAGTAACTGctcctaaagtggaagagacttcTGGAAGCACAATGTTGGTGATGGACACTGCAGCAAAGGAGGAGACCATGCAGGAAGCAGGAGTCCAGGCTGGAGAAAGCAGTTCAATAGAGG AGACCACAGCTCAGCCTGCTCCAGAGGAGTTTGATAATTCCACCTACAAGAACCTGCAGCACCATGAATATCACACTTTCACCTTTCACGATTATATCTCAATCCTCGCAAAGTACAGGCAGCCCCAGCCATCCTCTGGAAGACCATCACCAAGGCACTGA